The following are encoded in a window of Arthrobacter sp. NicSoilB4 genomic DNA:
- a CDS encoding acyl-CoA dehydrogenase family protein has translation MFELNEDQQSLVAMVRDFANAALAPNAAKWDETKHFPVDVLREAGALGMGGIYVQEEFGGSGLTRSDAVLIFEELAKADPTIAAYISIHNMVVWMIDSFGNDEQRAQWVPQLASMEALGSYCLTEPGAGSDAAALSTRATRDGEEYVLNGVKQFISGAGSSSYYIVMARTADTGNRGITAIVVPAETPGLSFGPNEKKMGWNAQPTRQVIFDNVRVPIANRLGEEGSGFGIAMKGLNGGRVNMGACSLGGGQAALDKSVAYLKEREAFGGPLINQQSLLFQLADMETELVTARTLLWRAADALDRGAPDAVKLCAMAKRVATDAGFNVANSAIQLHGGYGYLSEYGLEKIARDLRVHQILEGSNEIMRLIIGRMVAGT, from the coding sequence ATGTTTGAACTCAACGAGGACCAGCAGTCGCTGGTTGCGATGGTGCGGGACTTCGCCAACGCGGCCCTGGCACCGAACGCCGCGAAATGGGACGAGACCAAACACTTTCCAGTGGACGTGCTGCGGGAAGCCGGCGCCCTGGGTATGGGCGGCATTTATGTGCAGGAGGAGTTCGGCGGCTCCGGGCTAACGCGCAGCGATGCGGTGCTGATCTTCGAGGAACTGGCCAAGGCCGATCCGACGATTGCCGCCTACATCTCCATCCACAACATGGTGGTCTGGATGATCGACTCGTTCGGCAACGATGAGCAGCGCGCCCAGTGGGTGCCGCAGCTTGCCTCCATGGAAGCGCTGGGCAGCTACTGCCTTACCGAGCCCGGCGCCGGCTCCGACGCTGCCGCGCTGAGCACCAGGGCAACACGCGACGGCGAAGAGTACGTGCTGAACGGCGTCAAGCAGTTCATCTCCGGGGCCGGGTCATCGAGCTATTACATCGTGATGGCCCGCACCGCCGACACCGGAAACCGCGGCATCACCGCCATCGTTGTCCCGGCGGAAACCCCGGGCCTGTCGTTCGGTCCGAACGAGAAAAAGATGGGGTGGAACGCCCAGCCGACCCGCCAGGTCATTTTCGACAATGTCCGGGTTCCGATTGCCAACCGCCTCGGGGAGGAAGGCAGCGGGTTTGGGATCGCGATGAAGGGGCTCAACGGAGGGCGCGTCAATATGGGCGCCTGCTCCCTGGGCGGCGGCCAGGCTGCCCTGGACAAGTCGGTGGCCTACCTTAAGGAACGCGAGGCGTTCGGCGGACCGCTGATCAACCAGCAATCCCTGCTGTTCCAGCTGGCCGACATGGAAACCGAGCTGGTGACCGCCCGGACCCTGCTCTGGCGGGCAGCGGACGCCCTGGACCGCGGCGCGCCCGACGCCGTCAAGCTCTGCGCCATGGCCAAGAGGGTCGCCACGGATGCCGGGTTCAACGTCGCCAACAGCGCCATCCAGCTCCACGGGGGCTACGGCTACCTTTCAGAGTACGGACTGGAAAAGATCGCCCGGGACCTGCGGGTCCACCAGATCCTCGAAGGCAGCAACGAGATCATGCGCCTGATCATCGGCCGCATGGTGGCCGGCACCTAG
- a CDS encoding helix-turn-helix transcriptional regulator, whose protein sequence is MDNQSETRDFLATRRAKITPEQAGLPDYGGNRRVPGLRRGEVAMLAGVSVEYYTRLERGNLSGVSEGVLEALAGALQLDEAERAHLFDLARAASAGRRPQRRRAATQAVRASVQYMLDAITDAPAFVRNGRLDVLAANQLGRAMYSDLYGGPARPANFARFLFLDDRSRGFYPDWERAANDTVAILRTEAGRDPYDRGLTDLVGELSTRSEEFRTRWAAHNVRLHYTGRKHFRHPVVGDLHLMYEALDLSADAGLSLLVYTAEPGSPTGDALRLLASWAETQHAADQPLKQG, encoded by the coding sequence ATGGACAACCAGAGCGAGACCCGGGACTTCCTGGCCACCCGGCGGGCGAAAATTACCCCGGAACAGGCGGGTCTCCCCGACTACGGCGGCAACCGCCGGGTCCCCGGACTGCGCCGCGGCGAAGTGGCCATGCTGGCCGGGGTCAGTGTCGAGTATTACACCAGGCTGGAACGGGGAAACCTCTCCGGGGTGTCCGAAGGTGTGCTGGAGGCCCTCGCGGGTGCGCTGCAGCTCGATGAGGCGGAGCGGGCGCACCTGTTCGATCTGGCCCGGGCCGCCAGCGCCGGGCGCAGGCCGCAGCGCCGCCGTGCCGCCACCCAGGCGGTCCGCGCGAGTGTCCAGTACATGCTCGACGCGATCACCGACGCCCCGGCGTTCGTCCGCAACGGGCGACTGGACGTCCTCGCGGCCAACCAGCTCGGCCGCGCCATGTACTCCGACCTGTACGGCGGCCCCGCCCGGCCGGCCAACTTTGCGCGGTTCCTGTTCCTGGACGACCGTTCCCGCGGGTTCTACCCGGACTGGGAGCGCGCTGCGAATGACACTGTGGCGATCCTGCGCACCGAGGCCGGCCGCGACCCCTACGACCGCGGCCTCACCGACCTGGTGGGGGAACTGTCCACCCGCAGTGAGGAGTTCCGGACCCGGTGGGCTGCCCACAACGTGCGCCTGCACTACACCGGCCGCAAGCACTTCCGGCATCCCGTGGTGGGGGACCTCCACCTTATGTACGAGGCCCTGGATCTTTCGGCCGACGCCGGACTGTCACTGCTGGTCTACACGGCCGAGCCCGGTTCGCCGACCGGCGACGCGCTGCGGCTGCTGGCCAGCTGGGCCGAGACCCAACATGCCGCTGACCAACCGCTGAAGCAAGGCTAA
- a CDS encoding NAD(P)-dependent alcohol dehydrogenase: MLTVNAYAATSATEPLVATTIERRDVGPHDVLIDIKFAGICHSDIHTVRGDWGPQQYPLAPGHEIAGIVTEVGSAVTKHAVGDRVGVGCMVNSCRECVNCLKGEEQYCLAGNTGTYGAVDRDGTITQGGYTTHVVVTEDFVVRIPEGIELDVAAPLLCAGITTYSPLRHWGAGPGKKVAVVGLGGLGHMAVKIAHAMGAEVTVLSQSLKKQEDGLRLGADHYYATSDENTFTDLAGSFDLIINTVSASIDISSYLQLLTLDGALVNVGAPAEPLPVNAFALIMGRRSFAGSMIGGIRETQEMLDFCAEHQLGAEIEVIPAGKINDAYERVLASDVRYRFVIDTATL; the protein is encoded by the coding sequence ATGCTTACCGTTAACGCTTACGCCGCCACCTCGGCGACGGAACCCCTCGTTGCCACCACCATCGAGCGCCGGGACGTTGGCCCGCACGACGTCCTGATCGACATCAAGTTCGCCGGCATCTGCCACTCGGACATCCACACCGTCCGCGGCGACTGGGGCCCGCAGCAGTACCCGCTGGCCCCGGGCCACGAAATCGCCGGCATCGTCACCGAAGTCGGCTCGGCCGTCACCAAGCACGCCGTCGGCGACCGCGTCGGCGTCGGCTGCATGGTCAACTCCTGCCGCGAGTGCGTCAACTGCCTGAAGGGCGAGGAGCAGTACTGCCTCGCCGGCAACACGGGCACCTACGGCGCCGTGGACCGCGACGGGACCATCACCCAGGGCGGGTACACCACCCACGTGGTGGTGACCGAGGACTTCGTCGTGCGGATCCCGGAGGGCATCGAGCTCGACGTCGCCGCCCCGCTGCTCTGCGCCGGCATCACCACCTACTCCCCGCTGCGCCACTGGGGCGCGGGCCCCGGCAAGAAGGTCGCCGTCGTCGGCCTTGGCGGGCTGGGACACATGGCCGTCAAGATCGCCCACGCCATGGGCGCCGAGGTCACGGTCCTCTCACAGTCGTTGAAGAAGCAGGAGGACGGGCTCCGCTTGGGGGCGGACCACTACTACGCCACCAGCGACGAGAACACCTTCACGGACCTCGCCGGGTCGTTCGACCTGATCATCAACACCGTCAGTGCCTCGATCGACATCAGCTCCTACCTGCAGCTGCTGACCCTCGACGGCGCCCTGGTGAACGTTGGCGCCCCGGCGGAACCGCTCCCGGTGAACGCGTTCGCCCTCATCATGGGCCGCCGGTCCTTCGCCGGATCCATGATCGGCGGTATCCGGGAAACGCAGGAAATGCTCGACTTCTGCGCCGAGCACCAGCTCGGCGCAGAGATCGAGGTCATCCCGGCGGGGAAGATCAACGACGCCTACGAGCGCGTGCTCGCCTCCGACGTGCGGTACCGCTTCGTGATTGACACCGCAACGCTGTAG
- a CDS encoding STAS/SEC14 domain-containing protein, producing MMPERAVAAEGKNSLSVRAGIIESVWLPGSFVDVEDARDAMLAVERISGGTPMPMLSEMTDVEITAAARYEFARTTGVLAIAVLGSNAVDRVVAAAMSRHTHYPHAFFTSRSAALIWLTDISNLEPRGQ from the coding sequence ATGATGCCTGAACGAGCTGTCGCCGCCGAAGGGAAGAATTCCTTGAGCGTGCGCGCAGGAATCATTGAATCCGTCTGGCTTCCAGGTTCGTTTGTCGACGTCGAGGACGCCAGGGACGCCATGCTGGCAGTGGAGCGAATCAGCGGCGGAACCCCGATGCCGATGCTCTCGGAAATGACCGATGTGGAGATCACCGCAGCGGCCCGGTACGAGTTCGCCCGGACGACGGGCGTTCTCGCCATCGCCGTCCTCGGATCCAACGCCGTGGACCGGGTGGTCGCGGCTGCCATGAGCCGGCACACCCATTACCCGCACGCATTCTTTACCTCCAGGAGCGCCGCCCTGATCTGGCTGACGGACATCTCCAATTTGGAGCCGCGGGGGCAATGA
- a CDS encoding excinuclease ABC subunit UvrA: MSMSTTSETQSDSQSDQQSAALHVADSHDLLRVQGARENNLKDISIEIPKRRLTVFTGVSGSGKSSLVFATIAAESQRMINETYSAFVQGFMPNLSRPDVDFLEGLTTAIIVDQERMGANPRSTVGTATDANAMLRILFSRLGSPHVGPPTAFSFNVPTRKASGVMSTEKAGGRVEKSVVQNVVYLGGMCPRCEGMGSVSDFDLTALYDETKSLAEGALTVPGYSMDGWYGRIFSGAGFNMDKPIAKYTKKEMHDLLYKEPTKIKVEGINLTYEGLIPKIQKSMLSKDVDAMQPHIRAFVERAITFQACPECDGTRLSPEARSSKIQGKNIADLCEMQISDLATWVRELNEPSVAPLLKGLQHLLDSFAEIGLGYLSLDRPAGTLSGGEAQRTKMIRHLGSSLTDITYVFDEPTIGLHPHDIERMNQLLLQLRDKGNTVLVVEHKPETIAIADHVVDLGPGAGTEGGRVCFEGSVEGLRASDTITGRHLDDRAKVKGSVRKPSGAMEVRGASTHNLKDVDVDVPLGVLCVVTGVAGSGKSSLIQGSVAGREGVVVIDQGAIKGSRRSNPATYTGLLEPIRKAFAKANGVKPALFSSNSEGACPTCNGAGVIFTELGVMATVESTCEDCEGKRFQASVLEYKLGGRNIAEVLAMSMTEAEDFFGAGEAKTPAAHKILDRLVDVGLGYLTLGQPLTTLSGGERQRVKLATQMAEKGDVYVLDEPTTGLHLADVQNLLGLLDRLVESGKSVIVIEHHQAVMAHADWLIDLGPGAGHDGGRVVFEGTPADLVAARSTLTGEHLAAYVGG; this comes from the coding sequence ATGAGCATGTCTACGACGTCGGAAACACAGTCGGATTCACAGTCGGACCAGCAGTCGGCCGCACTGCACGTAGCGGACAGCCACGATCTGCTCCGGGTGCAGGGAGCCCGCGAGAACAACCTCAAAGACATCAGTATCGAGATCCCCAAACGCCGCCTGACGGTGTTCACGGGCGTTTCCGGCTCGGGCAAGAGCTCGCTGGTGTTCGCCACGATCGCCGCCGAGTCGCAGCGGATGATCAACGAAACCTACAGCGCCTTTGTGCAGGGGTTCATGCCCAACCTGTCACGGCCCGACGTCGACTTTCTCGAAGGCCTGACGACGGCGATCATCGTCGACCAGGAGCGGATGGGCGCGAACCCCCGCTCCACGGTGGGCACGGCCACCGACGCCAACGCGATGCTCCGGATCCTCTTCAGCCGGCTGGGATCGCCCCACGTGGGCCCGCCCACGGCGTTCTCCTTCAACGTCCCGACGCGGAAGGCCAGCGGCGTGATGAGCACCGAAAAAGCCGGCGGCAGGGTCGAGAAGAGCGTTGTGCAGAACGTCGTCTACCTGGGCGGCATGTGTCCGCGCTGCGAGGGCATGGGCTCGGTCTCCGACTTTGACCTCACCGCGCTCTACGACGAAACCAAGTCGCTGGCCGAGGGTGCCCTCACGGTCCCCGGCTACAGCATGGACGGCTGGTACGGCCGCATCTTCAGCGGCGCCGGGTTCAACATGGACAAGCCGATCGCCAAGTACACCAAAAAGGAAATGCACGACCTCCTTTACAAGGAACCGACCAAGATCAAGGTCGAGGGCATCAACCTCACCTACGAGGGCTTGATCCCGAAGATCCAGAAATCGATGCTCTCCAAGGACGTCGACGCGATGCAGCCCCACATCCGGGCCTTCGTGGAGCGCGCCATCACCTTCCAGGCCTGCCCCGAATGCGACGGCACGCGGCTCAGCCCCGAGGCCAGGTCCTCGAAAATCCAGGGCAAGAACATCGCCGACCTCTGCGAGATGCAGATCAGCGACCTCGCCACGTGGGTCCGCGAGCTCAACGAGCCCTCGGTCGCGCCGCTACTCAAGGGCCTGCAGCACCTGCTCGATTCGTTCGCAGAAATCGGGCTCGGTTACCTCTCGCTGGACCGGCCGGCGGGCACGCTGTCCGGGGGAGAGGCCCAGCGCACCAAGATGATCCGGCACCTGGGCTCGTCCCTGACGGACATCACGTACGTCTTTGACGAACCGACGATCGGCCTGCACCCGCACGACATCGAGCGGATGAACCAGTTGCTGCTGCAGCTGCGCGACAAGGGCAACACCGTGCTCGTCGTCGAGCACAAGCCGGAGACCATCGCCATCGCCGACCACGTCGTTGATCTGGGCCCCGGCGCGGGCACCGAAGGCGGCCGCGTCTGCTTCGAGGGCAGCGTGGAGGGGCTGCGGGCGAGTGACACCATCACCGGCCGCCACCTCGATGACCGGGCCAAGGTCAAGGGATCGGTGCGGAAGCCTTCCGGCGCGATGGAGGTGCGGGGCGCCTCGACGCACAACCTGAAGGACGTCGACGTCGACGTTCCGCTTGGTGTGCTGTGTGTGGTCACGGGTGTCGCGGGGTCGGGGAAGAGCTCGCTGATCCAGGGCTCGGTGGCAGGCCGCGAGGGTGTTGTGGTGATCGACCAGGGCGCCATCAAGGGGTCCCGGCGCAGCAACCCCGCGACCTACACGGGCCTGCTTGAGCCGATCCGCAAGGCGTTTGCCAAGGCCAACGGCGTGAAGCCGGCGCTGTTCAGCTCCAACTCGGAAGGCGCCTGCCCCACCTGCAATGGTGCCGGCGTCATCTTCACCGAACTGGGCGTGATGGCCACGGTCGAGTCCACCTGCGAGGACTGCGAGGGCAAGAGGTTCCAGGCCTCAGTCCTGGAATACAAGCTGGGCGGCCGCAACATCGCCGAGGTGCTGGCAATGTCGATGACGGAGGCCGAGGACTTCTTCGGTGCCGGCGAGGCGAAGACGCCGGCGGCGCACAAGATCCTGGACCGGCTGGTGGACGTCGGGCTTGGCTACCTCACCCTCGGCCAGCCGCTCACCACACTGTCCGGCGGCGAAAGGCAGCGCGTCAAACTTGCCACCCAGATGGCGGAGAAGGGCGACGTTTACGTCCTCGACGAGCCCACCACCGGCCTGCATCTCGCTGATGTCCAGAACCTGCTGGGCCTGCTCGACCGCCTGGTGGAGTCCGGAAAATCGGTCATCGTGATCGAGCATCACCAGGCGGTCATGGCGCACGCCGACTGGCTCATCGATCTGGGTCCCGGTGCAGGACACGACGGCGGCCGGGTCGTCTTCGAGGGCACCCCGGCGGACCTGGTCGCCGCGCGGTCCACCCTGACAGGGGAGCACCTCGCGGCTTACGTCGGCGGGTGA
- a CDS encoding dihydrofolate reductase family protein produces MKLTVFEFVSVDGVSQGPGSPEEDTSDGFTQGGWLVPLMDGAFIRQAAEWLGQADALLLGRRTYDAFARDWPQITDPDDPFTALMNGLPKYVASHTLTAGSWNPTTILSGDVADQVAELKEQPGRELQIHGSARLVQSLLAAGLIDEFRLVVAPVIVGHGRRLFPDGGASAGLRLVSSQTTPGGLTLQVYERTGPATYATYTGVSDLG; encoded by the coding sequence ATGAAGCTGACAGTATTCGAGTTCGTGAGTGTCGACGGCGTATCGCAGGGCCCGGGATCGCCTGAGGAAGACACCAGCGACGGGTTCACCCAGGGTGGATGGCTTGTCCCGCTCATGGACGGAGCATTCATCCGGCAGGCCGCGGAATGGCTCGGCCAGGCGGACGCGCTCCTGCTCGGCCGACGCACCTACGACGCGTTCGCGAGGGACTGGCCGCAGATCACAGATCCGGACGATCCATTCACTGCGCTCATGAACGGCCTGCCGAAATACGTCGCCTCGCACACTCTGACGGCGGGCAGCTGGAATCCGACCACCATCCTGTCGGGCGATGTCGCAGACCAGGTCGCGGAACTCAAAGAGCAACCCGGCCGGGAGCTCCAGATCCACGGAAGCGCCCGGCTGGTCCAATCCCTGCTGGCCGCAGGGCTGATCGACGAGTTTCGGCTCGTGGTGGCTCCGGTCATCGTCGGTCATGGCCGCCGCCTCTTCCCCGACGGCGGCGCATCAGCGGGGCTGCGCCTCGTCAGCAGTCAGACCACCCCTGGCGGACTCACCCTCCAGGTGTACGAACGAACGGGACCCGCCACCTACGCGACATACACCGGAGTCTCAGACCTGGGCTAG
- a CDS encoding SRPBCC family protein yields MAVYFECTTRTSMPKAELFDLARSIDAHKDSMARSREDAVAGVRTGLISLGEEVTWRAWHFGVPIRMTSRITQMEAPDSFVDEQVKGPFRRFRHVHEFGEDPEGTIMVDRIEFVAPFGPLGRVAEKLVLARYLRKLIEARNRHLTAAPQR; encoded by the coding sequence ATGGCGGTCTACTTCGAATGCACGACGCGGACAAGCATGCCCAAGGCCGAATTGTTTGACCTGGCCCGCAGCATCGACGCCCACAAGGACTCGATGGCGCGGTCACGGGAAGATGCCGTTGCCGGCGTCAGGACCGGCCTGATCTCCCTGGGGGAAGAGGTGACCTGGCGGGCCTGGCATTTCGGTGTCCCGATTCGGATGACGAGCCGCATCACGCAGATGGAGGCTCCGGATTCTTTCGTTGATGAGCAGGTCAAGGGCCCGTTCCGGCGGTTCCGGCACGTCCATGAGTTCGGCGAGGATCCCGAAGGAACCATCATGGTGGACCGGATCGAGTTCGTGGCCCCGTTCGGCCCGCTCGGACGTGTGGCCGAGAAGCTGGTTCTGGCCCGCTATCTCCGGAAGCTCATTGAGGCGCGCAACCGGCACCTGACCGCGGCCCCGCAGCGCTGA
- a CDS encoding DUF6226 family protein — protein sequence MGPTEDLFEGMPGRLPESMARGRALYRSTEGPTAAVRHVGGYAPFIEFCERNGVHAGELASDPEGLIWFLRWHGAQLAHEGALSAAAAVFAGNTIAGLRPDARWYAYEGAPPTVGNRERQFEVDRLLDGLVSADDESIQELVSMLAVWAQEELDEAPAAQPIPVAPSAGQPRYVRPHLPQMTYFSPEGRPIPYGRQWGDDGPDPDSYSVDSHPERFAGLHGVARALIDHLRDVYDVDVDDDPVHAGEMLLDVKDVLESVKVTPRRSGAAPLTFVLTGYPGVAVHAGVLHDFPFPVCGCDACDETVETTADRLEFLVLSVAAGGYRERYPVGRKRWSEYTLNAFDGSGSESGQSEPAPAAGARLRVAETRLREVAAGWRPWPLRGR from the coding sequence ATGGGGCCGACGGAGGACTTGTTCGAAGGGATGCCGGGCAGGCTGCCGGAGTCGATGGCGCGCGGCAGGGCGCTGTACCGGTCAACGGAGGGCCCGACGGCGGCCGTCAGGCATGTGGGCGGCTACGCACCTTTCATCGAATTCTGTGAACGCAACGGAGTGCACGCCGGAGAACTGGCCTCAGACCCTGAAGGGCTCATTTGGTTCCTGCGTTGGCACGGTGCCCAGCTTGCTCACGAAGGCGCGCTCAGTGCTGCGGCGGCCGTCTTCGCCGGGAACACCATCGCCGGGCTGCGGCCGGACGCGCGGTGGTACGCCTACGAAGGGGCCCCTCCCACGGTGGGGAACCGGGAAAGGCAGTTCGAGGTTGACCGGCTACTTGATGGGCTGGTCAGCGCCGACGACGAATCCATACAGGAGCTCGTTTCCATGCTGGCGGTCTGGGCCCAGGAAGAGCTGGATGAGGCCCCGGCAGCGCAGCCGATCCCGGTGGCCCCGTCGGCTGGACAGCCCCGCTATGTCCGGCCGCACCTGCCTCAGATGACTTACTTTTCGCCCGAGGGGCGGCCCATTCCGTACGGCCGGCAATGGGGCGATGACGGGCCAGATCCCGATTCGTACAGCGTGGACAGCCACCCCGAGCGTTTCGCCGGGCTCCACGGCGTCGCCCGCGCCCTGATCGACCATCTCAGGGACGTCTACGACGTCGACGTTGACGACGATCCGGTGCATGCTGGGGAAATGCTGCTGGACGTCAAGGACGTGCTGGAGTCAGTCAAGGTCACGCCGCGGCGTTCCGGAGCAGCGCCCCTGACGTTCGTGCTGACCGGGTATCCGGGGGTGGCGGTGCATGCCGGAGTGCTGCACGACTTCCCGTTTCCGGTATGCGGCTGCGACGCCTGCGACGAAACAGTCGAGACAACAGCGGACCGGCTGGAGTTTCTGGTACTTTCGGTCGCCGCTGGCGGCTACCGCGAACGCTACCCGGTGGGCCGCAAGCGCTGGAGCGAATACACTCTGAACGCGTTCGACGGTTCCGGGTCGGAAAGCGGCCAAAGTGAACCCGCCCCGGCCGCCGGCGCCCGTCTCCGGGTCGCCGAGACCAGGCTGCGGGAAGTAGCCGCGGGATGGAGACCCTGGCCGCTGCGGGGACGTTGA
- a CDS encoding TetR/AcrR family transcriptional regulator, with protein MPAGASPSRPRLSRELVLRGAVTVADAGGIGALTMRSLADALEVKPMSIYHHVANKDEVLDGIVDIVFSEIDLPVIGGDWRVEMRRRAASAREAMRRHPWAIGLVETRTSPGPATLKHHDAVIGTLRAAGFSVEMTAHAYAVIDAYVYGFALSEATLPVNGPEPLAEVAERMMSHYSSGDYPHLAEFSIEHVMKPGYDYGAEFEFGLDLVLDGLARSVQPAAGTRNT; from the coding sequence ATGCCTGCAGGAGCTAGCCCAAGCCGCCCCCGGCTCAGCCGGGAGCTGGTGTTGCGCGGCGCCGTCACGGTTGCCGACGCCGGTGGAATTGGAGCCCTGACGATGCGCTCACTCGCCGACGCACTCGAGGTCAAGCCGATGTCGATCTACCACCACGTGGCCAACAAGGATGAGGTTCTCGACGGCATCGTGGACATCGTCTTCAGCGAGATCGACCTGCCGGTGATCGGCGGCGACTGGCGCGTTGAGATGCGGCGGCGGGCCGCCTCCGCCCGCGAGGCGATGCGGCGCCACCCGTGGGCAATCGGCCTCGTCGAGACGCGGACAAGCCCCGGACCGGCAACGCTGAAACACCACGACGCCGTCATCGGCACGCTCCGCGCGGCGGGCTTCTCGGTGGAGATGACCGCCCACGCCTACGCCGTGATCGACGCCTACGTTTACGGGTTCGCCCTCTCCGAGGCCACCCTGCCGGTCAACGGCCCGGAACCCCTGGCCGAGGTTGCCGAGCGCATGATGAGCCACTATTCCTCGGGGGACTACCCACACCTCGCCGAGTTCTCGATCGAGCATGTGATGAAGCCCGGCTACGACTACGGTGCGGAGTTCGAGTTTGGGCTCGACCTGGTCCTCGACGGCCTCGCAAGGTCTGTGCAGCCCGCTGCGGGCACCCGCAACACCTGA
- a CDS encoding NAD(P)-dependent alcohol dehydrogenase yields the protein MTNHISAPAAGNQAAADDTMKAIVQDAYGSADVLRSGRTARPRIAENEVLIRVHAAGMDRGTWHMTTGRPYLLRILGFGFRRPKNSVPGIDVAGTVAAVGSAVSRFAVGDQVYGMSRGSFAEYAAALEDKLAHKPSNLSFEQAAVVPISAGTALQALDAGQVERGQKVLVLGASGGVGTYAVQLAKSLGAEVTGVSSAGKADLVRSLGADHVLDYATDDFADGSRHYDLILDIGGNPKLSRLRRALTPTGTAVVVGGEEGGKWTGGFGRSLRAPLVSLFVRQRLAMLASKERASDLERLNPLLKSGAVTPTIDRTFTLADVPDAMRRLEAGHVRGKIAITVFRG from the coding sequence ATGACGAACCACATCAGTGCGCCGGCCGCAGGCAACCAGGCTGCCGCTGACGACACCATGAAAGCCATCGTGCAGGACGCGTACGGTTCCGCGGACGTCCTCCGTTCCGGCCGGACCGCGCGGCCGCGCATCGCCGAGAACGAAGTGCTGATCCGTGTGCACGCGGCGGGGATGGACCGCGGGACGTGGCACATGACGACGGGCCGGCCCTACCTCCTGCGCATCCTCGGATTTGGGTTCCGCAGGCCGAAGAACAGCGTACCGGGAATCGACGTCGCCGGCACCGTCGCCGCTGTTGGCTCCGCCGTTTCCCGGTTCGCCGTGGGTGACCAGGTGTACGGGATGTCCCGGGGGTCGTTCGCCGAGTACGCCGCCGCGCTGGAGGACAAGCTGGCCCACAAACCCTCCAACCTGTCATTCGAGCAGGCCGCCGTGGTGCCGATCTCTGCGGGCACTGCCCTCCAGGCCCTGGACGCCGGACAAGTGGAGCGCGGCCAGAAGGTGCTGGTCCTGGGCGCCTCAGGCGGCGTCGGCACCTACGCCGTGCAGCTGGCCAAGTCCCTTGGTGCGGAGGTCACGGGCGTCAGCAGCGCCGGAAAGGCCGATTTGGTGCGGTCGCTCGGAGCGGACCACGTCCTGGACTACGCGACGGATGACTTCGCCGACGGTTCGCGTCACTACGACCTGATCCTCGACATCGGAGGCAACCCGAAACTTTCCCGGCTGCGCCGGGCCCTCACGCCCACCGGGACGGCCGTCGTCGTCGGAGGCGAGGAAGGCGGCAAGTGGACGGGAGGCTTCGGCCGGAGCCTGCGGGCACCCCTCGTGTCCCTGTTCGTGCGCCAGCGCCTGGCCATGCTCGCGTCCAAGGAACGCGCCAGCGACCTCGAGCGGCTCAACCCCCTCCTCAAGTCCGGCGCCGTGACGCCGACCATCGACAGGACGTTCACGCTCGCCGACGTGCCGGATGCCATGCGGCGCCTGGAAGCAGGGCACGTGCGCGGCAAGATCGCCATCACGGTTTTCAGGGGCTAA